A DNA window from Chthonomonadales bacterium contains the following coding sequences:
- a CDS encoding NAD-binding protein, protein MYIVIVGGGNVGYYLAKALVRTHHEILLMEKDRGVHRRIAEELGEVTMQGDGCEVRLLDEAGVGRADVVVAATGDDEDNLVICQMAKMKFDVPRTIARVNNPRNEDLFHRLGIDATVSSTKIIYNLIEQEIETGEVIPLAALRRGRIEIVEIEIGEKSPVLDAQVQQLHLPAGSLIISVIRSEHAMIPTAETRFEVGDSVIALVTAELEHELRDVFAESRP, encoded by the coding sequence ATGTACATCGTGATTGTGGGCGGCGGCAACGTCGGGTACTACCTCGCCAAGGCCCTCGTGCGGACGCACCACGAGATCCTGCTAATGGAGAAGGACCGTGGCGTCCATCGTCGTATTGCCGAGGAGCTCGGCGAGGTGACGATGCAGGGCGACGGGTGCGAGGTACGCCTGCTCGACGAGGCCGGCGTGGGTCGCGCCGACGTCGTGGTGGCGGCCACGGGCGATGACGAGGACAACCTGGTCATCTGCCAGATGGCCAAGATGAAGTTCGACGTGCCGCGCACGATCGCCCGCGTGAACAACCCGCGCAACGAGGACCTCTTCCACCGCCTCGGCATCGACGCCACGGTCAGCTCCACGAAGATCATCTACAACCTGATCGAGCAGGAGATCGAGACCGGCGAGGTGATTCCGCTCGCGGCGCTTCGGCGCGGGCGCATCGAGATCGTGGAGATCGAGATCGGCGAGAAGTCGCCCGTGCTCGATGCCCAGGTGCAGCAGCTTCATCTCCCCGCCGGATCGCTCATCATCTCCGTGATTCGCAGCGAGCACGCCATGATCCCCACGGCCGAGACCCGCTTCGAGGTCGGCGACAGCGTGATCGCGCTGGTGACGGCCGAGCTCGAGCACGAGTTGCGCGACGTGTTCGCGGAGAGCCGGCCCTGA
- the upp gene encoding uracil phosphoribosyltransferase has product MALSIIRHPLAQHYLTHLRDETTKPALFRTLARKLTTLLTLEACRSLRTAMLRISTPIEELWSPVLDADLVVVPVLRAGLGMLDAVVDLFPDVSVGYIGLERDEVTAEASAYYHKLPSLQGRTVLLIDPMLATGGSACKATATLRAGGAARVVIVCIVAAPEGVRRVESLHPEVAIYTAALDRGLDDRKFIVPGLGDFGDRLYGTN; this is encoded by the coding sequence ATGGCGCTGAGCATCATTCGGCATCCGCTGGCACAGCACTACCTGACGCACCTGCGCGACGAGACCACCAAGCCGGCGCTCTTCCGAACGCTCGCCCGCAAGCTGACCACCTTGCTTACCCTGGAGGCATGCCGCAGCCTTCGCACCGCCATGCTCCGCATCTCGACGCCGATTGAGGAGCTCTGGTCGCCGGTCCTCGATGCGGATCTCGTCGTTGTCCCGGTTCTGCGCGCCGGCCTCGGCATGCTCGACGCGGTCGTTGATCTGTTTCCCGACGTGTCGGTTGGCTACATCGGACTGGAGCGTGACGAGGTGACCGCGGAGGCGAGCGCCTACTACCACAAACTGCCCTCTCTCCAGGGCCGCACCGTCCTGCTCATTGATCCGATGCTGGCGACCGGAGGCTCGGCGTGCAAGGCGACCGCGACGCTGCGCGCGGGCGGCGCTGCGCGGGTGGTCATTGTGTGCATCGTAGCGGCGCCCGAGGGAGTACGGCGCGTGGAGAGCTTGCACCCGGAGGTTGCTATCTATACGGCCGCGCTCGACCGCGGCCTCGATGACCGGAAGTTCATCGTGCCCGGTCTCGGGGACTTCGGGGACCGGCTCTACGGGACCAATTGA